One window from the genome of Cryptomeria japonica chromosome 6, Sugi_1.0, whole genome shotgun sequence encodes:
- the LOC131036719 gene encoding uncharacterized protein LOC131036719, with translation MASTSSSIGNEQIIAKQRNDPNSPLWKYVDIIKQLPRGGGFRWKCHGCDIERNSSYYRVVGHLCGIKGRGIKKCPGKNGKPIPDEIVMKYIREHEAAKEREARRLNQTASKKTRGMQGPSNPSIVVEDHPFFATNEPQSEPPLTRKRTKGPLETAFQNESRDNADQDIVRCIYANGLSFNVVRSPYWKQMIKSVNEAPRGYKGPSYEKVRGTLLEKEVKRVEDALKPIRDSWVETGVTIVSDGWKDAKNRPLINVIAVSPKGAMFLRAVDCEGQIKDGQFIAEILISAIESVGPRNVVQVITDNAKNCRAAGLLVEQCYDHIFWTPCAVHSLNLMLQRIGQKIKWIRDVYAEAEDIQMFITNHHMSQGIFRTYSNLELLKVSEIVI, from the coding sequence atggcatctacatcttcctccattggcaatgaacaaataattgcaaaacaaagaaatgatccaaattctcccttatggaaatatgtggacattataaaacaacttccgagaggtgggggattccgttggaaatgccatggatgtgatattgaacgtaatagttcatattatcgggtggtaggccatttgtgtggaataaaaggaagaggcatcaaaaaatgccctggaaaaaatggtaaacctataccagatgagatagtgatgaaatatattagggagcatgaggcggcaaaagagagggaagcccgtagattgaaccaaaccgcatcaaagaaaacaaggggaatgcaaggcccttctaatcccagtattgtagtagaagaccaccccttctttgccacaaatgaacctcaaagtgaaccacccttgacacgtaaaagaacaaaggggcctttagaaaccgcattccaaaatgagagtagagacaatgctgatcaagatatagtaaggtgcatttatgcaaatgggttgtcattcaatgttgttcgctccccatattggaagcaaatgataaaaagtgttaatgaggcaccaagagggtataagggccccagttatgagaaggtacgtggaacattattggagaaagaggtgaagagggttgaagatgcattgaaacccataagggattcatgggttgagacaggtgtaacaattgtttcagatgggtggaaagatgctaaaaaccgtcccttgatcaatgtcatagcggtgtcccctaaaggggcaatgtttttgagagctgtggattgtgagggccaaataaaagatggccaatttattgcagaaattctcatctctgccattgagtctgtgggacctcgcaatgttgtccaagtcataacggacaatgcaaaaaattgtagagctgctggtttgttggttgagcaatgctatgatcacatcttttggacaccttgtgcggtacattcactcaatcttatgctacaaaggattgggcaaaaaataaaatggatcagagatgtgtatgcagaggctgaggacatccagatgttcatcacaaaccaccacatgtctcaagggatttttagaacctattcaaatttggagctattgaaggtaagtgaaatagtaatttaa